In Larimichthys crocea isolate SSNF chromosome VI, L_crocea_2.0, whole genome shotgun sequence, one genomic interval encodes:
- the si:dkey-13a21.4 gene encoding ras-related protein rab7 produces the protein MKDGKSPVTLKIILIGNSGVGKSSFMYRYVNHRFTNMYRATVGTDFLSKSVNVNGDMVTLQIWDTAGTERFQSLGTPLYRGAHCCMLVFDVTSRASFSALDGWRKEFLIQGEPQDPSDFPFIVLGNKTDLSDREVSGRQALQWCEEIGAEYFEGSAKEDRDVEKPFLRAAECGLQQYKKHTLENTGHFQITCKQPRETRNTCEC, from the exons ATGAAGGACGGGAAAAGTCCCGTTACACTGAAAATAATCCTCATAGGAAACTCCGG GGTGGGAAAATCCTCCTTCATGTACAGATATGTGAATCATCGCTTCACCAACATGTACAGGGCCACAGTAGGGACTGACTTCCTGTCCAAATCAGTCAACGTAAACGGGGACATGGTCACCCTGCAG ATCTGGGACACAGCAGGGACAGAGAGGTTCCAGTCTCTGGGCACACCTCTGTACAGAGGAGCCCACTGCTGCATGCTGGTGTTTGATGTCACATCCAGAGCCAGTTTCTCTGCCCTGGACGGCTGGAGGAAGGAGTTTCTGATCCAAGGCGAGCCTCAGGACCCATCAGACTTCCCTTTCATTGTACTGGGAAACAAGACTGACCTGAGCGACAGGGAG GTGTCTGGCAGACAGGCCCTGCAGTGGTGTGAAGAGATCGGCGCAGAATACTTTGAAGGAAGCGCCAAAGAGGATCGAGATGTGGAAAAGCCGTTCCTGAGGGCGGCCGAGTGCGGCTTACAACAG tacaaaaaacacacattggaAAATACAGGACATTTCCAGATAACCTGCAAACAGCCGAGAGAAACTCGCAACACCTGTGAGTGCTGA